One genomic segment of Marinitoga piezophila KA3 includes these proteins:
- a CDS encoding Tex family protein — MDILKNISEELKIKDWQVKNTVNLLNDGNTIPFISRYRKEATGNLNEGIIRKISELFQYYTDLEKRKESVLKSIEEQGKLTEELKNKILQAKKLSEVEDLYLPYKKRKKTKADIAIENGLEPFAKKLLSEEIENIEQEAQKYINDKVKSVEEVFEGVKYIIGQYFAHNEKIRKILRDDLLKYGRIESNKKKKFIEEKTKYDMYHEFSQEIRKIPNYRVLSINRGEKEGVLSVKLSLEEKYIEKLYKFYLTKYEENNKIIKEGLDYGFKNMLFPSISNEVRNLLTQRAEESSIELFSKNLKELLLTPPLKNKRVLAIDPGYRTGCKVVALDESGKFLENATIYPVPPQNEFEKSEKIVLDFIKKYNLNLIVIGNGTASRETQSFIVDVVKKHNLGLKYIFADESGASVYSASKLAAKEFPDLDVTVRGAISIGRRIQDPLAEFVKIDPKSLGVGQYQHDMNQKLLKEKLENTVEHVVNLVGVNLNTASAALLQYISGITPKLAENIVKYREENGFFKERKELLKVKGFGPKAFEQAAGFLRIFDGNNPLEVTGIHPESYEKTIQLLEYLGFKPEDILNSEKLETLREKLKKYYGENELKKLAEQLEIGEYTLKDIITELQKPGRDLRDELPQPLLYEDVLTFDDLKVGMILQGRVTNITDFGAFVDLGIKENGLIHKSNMSEKYIKHPSEVVSINQIVNVEILDMDKELKRINLKLRG, encoded by the coding sequence ATGGATATATTGAAAAATATTTCCGAAGAATTAAAAATAAAGGATTGGCAGGTAAAAAATACGGTAAATCTTTTAAATGATGGAAACACAATACCGTTTATAAGTCGTTATAGAAAAGAAGCAACAGGAAATTTAAATGAAGGAATCATAAGAAAAATTTCTGAATTATTCCAATACTATACAGATCTTGAAAAAAGAAAAGAAAGTGTTTTAAAATCAATAGAAGAGCAGGGAAAATTAACAGAAGAATTAAAAAATAAAATATTACAGGCTAAAAAACTCAGTGAAGTAGAAGATCTATATTTGCCATATAAAAAGAGAAAGAAAACAAAGGCTGATATTGCAATAGAAAATGGTTTAGAACCATTTGCAAAGAAATTACTTTCCGAGGAAATTGAAAATATTGAGCAGGAAGCTCAAAAATACATAAATGATAAAGTAAAAAGCGTTGAAGAAGTTTTTGAAGGAGTAAAATATATTATAGGTCAATATTTTGCTCATAATGAAAAAATAAGAAAAATTTTAAGAGATGACTTATTAAAATATGGAAGAATTGAATCAAATAAAAAGAAAAAGTTCATAGAAGAAAAGACAAAATACGATATGTATCATGAATTTTCTCAAGAAATAAGAAAAATACCAAATTATAGGGTTTTATCTATAAATCGTGGGGAAAAAGAAGGTGTTTTAAGCGTAAAACTCTCATTGGAAGAAAAATATATAGAAAAACTCTACAAATTCTATCTTACAAAATACGAGGAAAACAATAAAATAATAAAAGAAGGACTTGACTATGGTTTTAAAAATATGCTCTTTCCGTCTATTTCAAATGAAGTAAGAAATTTACTTACACAAAGAGCTGAAGAATCTTCAATAGAATTGTTTTCCAAGAATTTAAAGGAACTATTATTAACCCCACCGTTGAAAAACAAAAGAGTTCTTGCTATAGACCCTGGATATAGAACAGGATGTAAAGTAGTAGCTCTTGATGAATCTGGCAAATTTCTGGAAAATGCAACAATATATCCCGTTCCGCCGCAAAATGAATTTGAAAAATCAGAAAAGATAGTATTGGATTTTATAAAAAAATATAATCTAAACCTTATAGTAATTGGAAACGGAACAGCCTCAAGAGAAACACAGAGTTTTATAGTAGATGTTGTAAAAAAACATAATCTTGGTCTTAAATATATATTTGCAGATGAATCCGGAGCTTCTGTATATTCAGCATCAAAATTAGCAGCTAAGGAATTTCCAGATTTAGATGTCACAGTTAGGGGAGCCATAAGTATAGGAAGACGTATTCAGGATCCTCTTGCAGAATTTGTAAAAATAGATCCAAAATCATTGGGCGTAGGTCAATATCAGCACGATATGAATCAAAAGTTGCTAAAAGAAAAGTTAGAAAATACAGTGGAACATGTTGTGAATCTTGTTGGGGTAAATTTAAATACAGCTTCAGCAGCATTATTACAATATATTTCAGGTATTACACCAAAACTTGCGGAAAATATTGTAAAATACAGGGAAGAAAATGGATTTTTCAAAGAAAGAAAGGAATTATTAAAAGTAAAAGGATTTGGTCCTAAAGCTTTTGAACAGGCAGCAGGGTTTTTAAGAATTTTTGATGGGAATAATCCGCTTGAAGTTACAGGTATTCATCCTGAAAGTTATGAAAAAACAATACAATTATTAGAATATTTAGGTTTTAAACCAGAAGATATATTAAATTCAGAAAAATTAGAAACATTAAGAGAAAAGTTAAAAAAATATTATGGTGAAAATGAATTAAAAAAATTAGCCGAACAACTTGAAATAGGAGAATATACGCTCAAAGACATAATAACAGAATTACAAAAACCAGGCAGGGATTTAAGAGATGAATTACCTCAACCATTATTGTATGAAGACGTTTTAACCTTTGATGATTTAAAGGTTGGAATGATTTTACAGGGAAGAGTTACAAATATAACAGATTTTGGAGCATTTGTAGATTTGGGAATAAAAGAAAATGGTTTAATACACAAATCAAATATGTCTGAAAAATACATAAAACATCCTTCAGAAGTTGTGAGCATAAACCAAATAGTAAATGTAGAAATACTTGATATGGATAAAGAATTAAAAAGAATAAATTTAAAATTACGTGGCTAA
- a CDS encoding cupin domain-containing protein has product MERLEKIISMVDTFFEENPDASFDDLEDFLVKNFDKESIEEYFQLLGETMVNLEKKLKDPVVKMMDNEMEVKIIKNPDEDLLKKLDVEKWPIWTKEASKFDWYYDDSEVCYILEGKVKVYTENGEYLIEKGDLVRFKKGLSCTWEILEDIKKHYNFGINI; this is encoded by the coding sequence ATGGAAAGATTGGAAAAAATTATTTCAATGGTTGATACTTTTTTTGAAGAGAATCCAGATGCATCATTTGATGATCTGGAGGATTTTCTTGTCAAAAATTTTGACAAAGAATCCATAGAAGAATATTTTCAACTACTTGGTGAAACAATGGTTAATCTTGAAAAAAAATTAAAGGATCCGGTGGTGAAAATGATGGATAATGAAATGGAAGTAAAAATAATTAAAAATCCTGATGAAGACTTATTAAAAAAACTGGATGTAGAAAAATGGCCAATTTGGACAAAGGAAGCTTCAAAATTTGATTGGTATTATGATGATTCTGAAGTTTGCTATATCCTCGAAGGTAAGGTAAAAGTATATACTGAAAACGGCGAGTATTTAATTGAAAAAGGTGACCTTGTACGATTTAAAAAGGGATTATCCTGCACCTGGGAGATTTTAGAAGATATTAAAAAACATTATAATTTCGGAATAAATATATAA
- the fliE gene encoding flagellar hook-basal body complex protein FliE, with protein sequence MIEKVPGISGINGINNIARTQKKDQTKQGNLNFADILKNAIEDVNKTQKVAQQMSADYAAGKIDNIHNVIISAEKASLSLKLTTEVTNKIVQAYKEIMRMQI encoded by the coding sequence ATGATTGAAAAGGTACCAGGTATTTCAGGAATAAATGGAATTAATAATATAGCACGGACGCAAAAAAAGGATCAAACAAAACAGGGAAATCTCAATTTTGCAGATATCCTTAAAAACGCTATTGAAGATGTTAACAAAACGCAAAAGGTGGCTCAACAAATGAGTGCTGATTATGCAGCTGGTAAGATTGATAACATTCACAATGTTATTATTTCTGCCGAAAAGGCTTCTTTATCTTTAAAACTCACAACCGAAGTTACTAACAAGATAGTTCAGGCTTACAAAGAAATTATGAGAATGCAGATTTAA